A segment of the uncultured Desulfobulbus sp. genome:
TGGCTAAAAACATCAAAAAATGATTTTTGTTTATAAATATAAAAATATTCAGTTTCATTACCCCAAGTGCTTGGGATCGTTAGACTTGGTTTTGACAATTTTTGACTATTATCGCTCGCCAATCTCTTCCACTCAGAATCAACAAATTCATCAAATATAATTGGTTTGTCGTCACTCCATATATCTCCATGATTACACATCAACATTATCTTTAACTTTGCAGTCGTCATCAAGATAACAGAATCATATTTAATCTGATCGTTATTCTTTTTATATTCATAAAGTAATTTATATCTATCTGAATACGACAAAGAAGTAGTTTCTAAATATTTACTGAATGAAGGTTTTTTCTCATTTGAAAGATATTCATTGTAATCTGAAATTAATGAATTGAATCCTTTATCTTTAAGTATTGTTTCAACGGAGAGTATTTTTCTATATTTCACACCGATACTATCAAGATACGCTGCCTTTTCATTCATATTCTCGTTTGTATATGTAGCGTAGATAAAATTATATTGTCTCCCAAGACTTAAAACAGTTGTTGATTTTCCTAGTCCCTCATTCGTGATTAGATAGTTATGCCATTTCTCTCTGTTTATACTTGGATCTAAAAATCTTTTTATTAACTTTGATATTTTGGCTTGAGTATCAGCTCTTACATCCTTCGGATTTTTTCGTTTTGCGAAATCATCCAGGGAAAAAATCGTTTCAAACTCCTTCCTCCGATTATTCTCGTTAACTCGATTATCAAATATATAATTAGGATTGTACTCTTCAGAGTATGGGACATTGAAAACTCCAGGACCTTTATCATTTTCATCACGCCTAAACCTTAACGATTTTGAGCTAGAGCCAGGATCAAGTATCATTCCATACATATTCCTGACCTGCTTCCCGTATCCGTTTAATACCTCGCTCGGAATATCAGAGATTTTTTTTGCTGTCCTAGCTTTTGATATTTTTTTCAGCGTCTTTTGTGCTTTTAAATCAACATTATCAAGATGAAAATCATTTTTACCAAATTCAACATCAACAAGAATCGTGCTTATATTGCCGCCATTTTTATTATTAGCAATTGAACTGGCTGCAGGATCAACGGCATACCCATCAAAAAATTTTATAATTTCACTGTAATAAATTTTATATAGCTCTGCGCTATCAATTGGTTTCAAAGTTGGAATTAAGATATGCAACTTATTATGGTCTACTGTATGACTATGCGAAGTTGATAGAATATAATTATAATTTGAATTTTTAAGTATATCATGTGCTACGTCATAACTTATATATCTATTTGTAAGTTTATTTCCATCTTTGTCTTTATTATCAAAATCCAAGAATATAAAATCAGCCTGTATGCCATATATCTTTGAAGTGAGTTTGTTATAAGTCTTTGACGGAAGATATCCTACATTCTGAAGATTACCAGACATGAATACTTTCCAGGTATCTTCGTTCTTTAATTTTTGTTTTAAATTGACTCTTAACCAAGTTAACTTGCCGCTTTGAGCCTGAATTATCACCTGCTTTTTATCATCTTTATTCTTGACCCACTCAGGGTATTCTACCACTGAAATTCTATATTGCTTATCCTGTGAATTCATAAATTCATTTCTATTTTTATATGTTTTGCTATTACTTGTATAAATATTATTATTACTTGTTGAGATTTCCTTTTCTGACATTTTAATTTTTTCCTTTCGTAATGGGGTATTTTTTCTATCTAAAGTTAATGCCCTTTTTAATTTCATTAATTATTTGTTTTCTACTTTATATTTTTGATTTAATTTTAAACTATATAATTATATCGTATTGATACAATGCATAATTAACACATAAACATATCATGTAACATATGTTCATAGTATTCGTCACAATCATTAAACGGATATATACAATCATTCGTTAATTCACATTAAATGTTGTTGAGGTATTGTTTATCCTCTTCAGATGCCTCTTGCATAAAAACCTCTATCAATTCAATAAATGCTTCTGGTCCATTTCCATCAAAATCTTCTTCAATACATTGTTTTATAATTGAAATTTTCATCATTGCTTCCATTGTTATCTCCTATTTTATAGTCCATATCGTTTTGGGTATTTTCTGTGCGTTTCTAAGAGCAAGTCTATTGCCATCCTAATTAGTTTTGACTTGCTCCATCTCAGATCCTTTTCAAGCTCTTCAAGTTGCTCAAGCTGATCCTGGGTAGCAGAGATTGAAAATGTTGTTGTTTTTCTCATTATGGCTCCTCCATAGTATAATTTTTAACAACACAGCGTTGTTGATTGTGTTGCTGTTATTATTATTTATATTTCTGGAATGCCCGAATCAGAAGAATCCGCCATTTTTTTCATTTTTTTACTAAATCTTAATATTTCTTAACAAACTAACATGCAACTATGGCCGATGTAATGTGTTTTGGCGATTTCCCCAAGTACAGCAACTTGAACCTTTTCTCTGGAGTGTCGCCGATCTGCTCAGGGGGAATATGGATGCGTCCGAGTACAAGGACTATATTTTTGGAATGTTCTTCCTTAAACCTCTGTCGGATGCATTTGAGGAAGAATAAGAGAGGGTTATCTAGTCTTACCTAGACAAGGGAAAAACTCGCCCAGAGGATGCGCACTCTGAGTAAGTTACTCTTAAACTTGAACACTCAGGACCAATGCTGCCAGGTGATCAGTGCGTAGTAATTTTTTGATTAAGATTCAGTCTGTTATAATTGCCATATTCAATTCATTGCGGTAAACATGCAAATACCACATTTTCAAGGAGACTTGCATGCGTCCCTCCTGCTGTATTCTACTCTTCCTTCTCTCTGCCCCTGCCACCTGCCTCTCCTGGCCTGCTAAGGTCATTTCCATATCCGATGGTGACACAATCACTGTTCTCCACTCAGGAGCTGAGGAAAGAATCCGCCTCTACGGGATAGATTGCCCTGAAAAAAACCAAGATTATGGCCAACAGGCAAAGTCCATCACCAGTTCATTAATCACCGGCAGACAAGTTGATGTCCAAACCGTAACAGCTGATCAGTATGGCAGAACAGTTGCCCTGGTCTCAGTAGATGGCCAGAGCCTGAATGAGTTGATTATCAGAAATGGGTATGCCTGGGTCTATCCCCAATATTGCAAAAAATCATACTGTTCCGAGTGGCTCAGATTGGAAGCAAATGCTCGCCAGTTGAAGAAAGGTTTATGGGATGGTTCAAATATTGTGAAACCTTGGGATTTTCGAAAGTACGCACAAGCATCCAGGAAGGAAACACCAGCCACTCCTCGCACTTTGCCCAAAGAGGGAAACAGTTCAGGATTCAGGTGTGATGGCAGAACCTATTGTTCCCAGATGACTTCTTGCGCTGAAGCAACATGGTTCATCCAAAACTGTCCTGGTACCAAGATGGATGGCGATAATGATAGGGTTCCTTGCGAAAAACAGTGGTGCAGGTGATTCGCGGCAGGGTAGTTGAGTGGTCAACTGTTATTGGAAGTATACGTAACAAAACCTGTTTTCTCTATTTATATTAGGCAATTGCCTGATATTAGTTTCTCTTTTGGCTCCCGAGAAGTCAAGCATTTTCCGAGAGGGGTTAATTCTCCGCATTCTCTGCGGGTGTGCTTTTGCTTTTTTCTATTATTCTGTCAACGGCCCTATAATAATCACGCTGTGCTTTCATATTGGAAAGATGACAATACCTCATGGTCGTTTTGATTCTTGTATGGCCGAGCAAATATTGAATGGTGACCAAATCTGCATCAGCATTGAGGAGTTGGGTTGCCATGGTATGCCGCAATTGGTGGCAGGAAACGGCTATCCCACTTTTCTTTGAATAGTACTCAATTCGTTTTTGGATGCCTCGAACCGATATGGGCTTTCCTTTAAGGGGGCCTTTCTCAACTAAAAAGACTTTCTGTTCATTCGTGTGAAACCTTATCCGCAAATACGCTGCCAGTGCGTCTGTGGCATCGTTGCTGATAAAAACGACCCTGTCCTTACCTCCTTTACCCGATTTGACCAGGATCCGGTTTCGTTGATAATCAATGGCATCGAGTGTGAGATCTGCCACCTCTTCAACTCTAAGGCCACAACGTAACATAAGCATAAATATTGCCTGATCCCGACTTCTGGTGACCACCTCAAAAAATCGCGGAATATCAACGTCCCTCAAATGCCGGGGTAACGGCTTGGCAACCCGTAGCAATAAACCTTTACCAACTGGATTATCCACCTTTATCTCTCCTTCGTCCTTCAGGAATTCGTAAAACATCCTGATAACGACAAGGTGTCCATTGATAGTCTGGGCAGAAATTTGATGTTGTAGTAGAAAATCGATATACCATTTTACATTCTCCCGTCTTGCTGCCTCGAGAGGAACCGGGAGCCATGCGAAGAACCTTTGCAGCCTATGCAGATAATTTTTTACGGTGTGAGGTGAATAATTTTTTCTCTTCAAATACCGCCTGTAATTGAGTACTGATTCTGTGAGATGCATTTTGCCCTCCTTTTTCAATAACGGTCATAGCACGGAGATATTCATTTTCACGTGTAGCATCTGATAGCCTTGCATAGCGTAAGGTCATTTCGATTGATTGGTGACCAAGGATTTGTTGTAAGACCTCTATCCGTAATCCGGCGTTGAGCATGTCTGTGGCAAAAGTGTGGCGCAGGCAATGGAAGCTGTACCCATAGTGGGATAAATCGGCCCTTTTGAGAATTTGAACAAATGCCTTTCTCGCTGCCGCATATGATATTTTCTCATTTCGCGGACTGTAGAAAAGATAGTCCTTTTGCAGGTCCCTTCTTTTCAGCCATTCGCGAAGGGCAGAGTCAGCATCTGAGCTGAAGTAAACCACACGACCCTGGTCATTTTTTTCTGCCAGGTAAATCAAGATCTTCCTTTCCGGGAGAACGATGTCTGAGATTTTCACATTGAGCAATTCGCCAATTCTCAGGCCTGTCCGCAGTAAAAGAAGGACCAAGGCGTGATTTCGAGGGTTGCCGGTGGCTGAAAGCAAAAGGTCGACATGTTCCGACGGAATAGCTCTGGGTAAAGAGTCAGGTGGCTTCAGTCGAATCTTTTTAGATAGAACTGCCAGTGGAAGAATCTTTCGTTCAACCAGGAAGATAAGAAACGTGTACACACTTCTTAAATTGCATATTACCGAGTTTGCCTTCAACCCACGATCCTGCCCATGCTCGACGAAGGCACAGATATCTTGACGGGTAACGCTGAAAATATTGGCACCTGTTTTGTCCAAGAACTGCAGGAAGGATAAGACTACATAGGCGGCCTGTTTTATGGTGAAAATCGAGTTGTTTTTACGATATTTTTCTCGAAGATAGGTCACGGCGAGGTCAGCTCCGATCAGACCAGTACCTGTGAGCCGAGAACAAAGATGATCGACTTCTTGATGTTTTTTGCTGGTGCATCCGTCAGGTGGTGACCAGTCTGATTGAGGTGGAGAGCTTGGAGGGGATCTTAGGAATCTTGCTTCGTCTGGGGCGTCTAAAGGAAAATTGACGGAGCTGTATTTTTCCTGCAGAACAGCGGCCCACTCGCTGGAGTGATAATTGGCAGGTATCCAATGTTGTTCGGCCATGATAACCTCCTTTTTCTTTTGTAGAAAAAACAGGTTGTTATTGACCGAATTATACCATTTATCCGGCTGCTATTTTGTTACGTATAAATTGGAAAAATGTTAACTCCCTAAAGAAAAAAATTTGGTCCAAACACATCGATAAGGGATTAATAAATGAAGATGATCAGTATAAGAATTTGCAATTTTGTGGCTGTTTTATTGCTTCTACTAGCCAATTCATCATCTTCCTTTGCTTGGTCTGGAAAGGTCGTCAACGTATCAGATGGTGACACTATCAAGGTGTTGCATGATGGTCAGCAGGTGAAAGTCCGGCTCTATGGTATCGATTGTCCGGAAAAATCCCAATCATACGGCCATAAGGCACGAGAAGTGGCAGCCTCCATGGTGGCTGGTCGAACTGTCAATGTCGAGGTAAAAGACATTGATCGATATGGTAGGAGTGTTGGCCTTGTTTCAATCGATGGTGTTAGCCTTAACGAGGCTATGGTCAGAAACGGTTATGCCTGGGTATATCAGCAATATTGTAAAGAACGTTTTTGTTCAGACTGGATTAACTTGGAATCGATGGCCAGGCGGCAACAGAAAGGCATGTGGGCAGACCCTCGCATCATCCCCCCGTGGGATTGGCGTCATTCTGGAGGTAAGCAACAGCTTTACGAGCAAACTTCAGATGTTGTTGGCCAAAGCCATATTCAATCAAGCGATGCAGCGGGGGGGTACCATGGCAACGTCAGGAGTCATAAATTCCACAGGGCAGGATGCCAACACTACAACTGCAAGAATTGCACAGCGATTTTTGGATCGAGAGAAGAGGCTATTCAAGCCGGTTATAGCCCCTGCGGAATCTGCAAACCATAATAAAAATAATTTTGCATGAACGACATCATCGAGCTTATAAAGCAGAACATCGAAAATGACACAAATTCAGAAATTAAAAATCAAACTATTGAGCTTCTCATAAAAGCTAGAGCTATCGAAATTCTTCGCCCAAAAGCTGAAGAGGGAATGGGATACGCAATGGAAGCCATCAGTAGGATAGCCGCAACAACAAAGGTTGTAGAGCTACCTATGGTGCGGCAAGATGAGGAGTGAAATGGCAGAATACCTTCGGTTTTCACTAGACATAAAAGTCTATTCACTTGACTCTGTAAAAAGAGCAGCCTTTGACCTTTGCAACGATGCATATTTTAAGTTTACATCAAACGAAAATGAACAAATCATGATAGACGTCAAATTAAAAGAGGGGGCATCGCCTAATACGATAGATAATTTCTTTAACAAAATACTCGATCACCAACTGCGAATTGACTTAGCATCACAGTTCGGGACACTTCGAGAAATAATCGTTGCCCAAGCTTTCGCTCCTTGCGATAATCTAAATGAATTGCTGGAGTTCCAGGATCAAAGGAATAATGTATAACCTTCTTCCATTTCAATTTGAAAGACGTCATGATGGAGTACTTCTTACTAATGACATTGGCGAGTATATTATCATCAGTCCAGAAGATTTCACAGAATTTTATTTACGGAAGTTAGATAAAACAGAAGTTTATTATAATCTTAAGTCTAAATATTTTTTATACGATCAATCATTAGATAGAATTATTGACACGATTGCGACTCGATTCAGATCGAGGCATCGATTTTTATTCGACCGAACATCACTGCATATGTTCGTTGTCACGCTTAGATGTAACCAACAATGCGAATATTGCCATGCATCTTCAGAAGATTACCGAAAAGCAGAACAATATGACATGAGTGATACGATAGCTAAAAAAGCTGTCGATTTTGCATTTCAGACGCCATCTCCATATATAAAAATTGAATTTCAAGGCGGAGAGCCACTTCTTAATTTCAATGTAATTAAATTAATAATTGAATATTCCACCGAGATAAACAAGATTCATAAAAAAGGAATAGAATTTGTTATATGTACAAATTTGCTTGTATTAACAAAAGAGCACATTGATTTTTTCAAAAAATATAATGTCGATGTTTCTACATCATTAGATGGTTCAGAATCTCAGCATGACTCATTCCGTGTTGATAGATTCAGAAACGGAACAT
Coding sequences within it:
- a CDS encoding thermonuclease family protein is translated as MKMISIRICNFVAVLLLLLANSSSSFAWSGKVVNVSDGDTIKVLHDGQQVKVRLYGIDCPEKSQSYGHKAREVAASMVAGRTVNVEVKDIDRYGRSVGLVSIDGVSLNEAMVRNGYAWVYQQYCKERFCSDWINLESMARRQQKGMWADPRIIPPWDWRHSGGKQQLYEQTSDVVGQSHIQSSDAAGGYHGNVRSHKFHRAGCQHYNCKNCTAIFGSREEAIQAGYSPCGICKP
- a CDS encoding tyrosine-type recombinase/integrase, with translation MAEQHWIPANYHSSEWAAVLQEKYSSVNFPLDAPDEARFLRSPPSSPPQSDWSPPDGCTSKKHQEVDHLCSRLTGTGLIGADLAVTYLREKYRKNNSIFTIKQAAYVVLSFLQFLDKTGANIFSVTRQDICAFVEHGQDRGLKANSVICNLRSVYTFLIFLVERKILPLAVLSKKIRLKPPDSLPRAIPSEHVDLLLSATGNPRNHALVLLLLRTGLRIGELLNVKISDIVLPERKILIYLAEKNDQGRVVYFSSDADSALREWLKRRDLQKDYLFYSPRNEKISYAAARKAFVQILKRADLSHYGYSFHCLRHTFATDMLNAGLRIEVLQQILGHQSIEMTLRYARLSDATRENEYLRAMTVIEKGGQNASHRISTQLQAVFEEKKLFTSHRKKLSA
- the hxsD gene encoding His-Xaa-Ser system protein HxsD codes for the protein MAEYLRFSLDIKVYSLDSVKRAAFDLCNDAYFKFTSNENEQIMIDVKLKEGASPNTIDNFFNKILDHQLRIDLASQFGTLREIIVAQAFAPCDNLNELLEFQDQRNNV
- a CDS encoding tyrosine-type recombinase/integrase, producing MHLTESVLNYRRYLKRKNYSPHTVKNYLHRLQRFFAWLPVPLEAARRENVKWYIDFLLQHQISAQTINGHLVVIRMFYEFLKDEGEIKVDNPVGKGLLLRVAKPLPRHLRDVDIPRFFEVVTRSRDQAIFMLMLRCGLRVEEVADLTLDAIDYQRNRILVKSGKGGKDRVVFISNDATDALAAYLRIRFHTNEQKVFLVEKGPLKGKPISVRGIQKRIEYYSKKSGIAVSCHQLRHTMATQLLNADADLVTIQYLLGHTRIKTTMRYCHLSNMKAQRDYYRAVDRIIEKSKSTPAENAEN
- a CDS encoding thermonuclease family protein, which translates into the protein MRPSCCILLFLLSAPATCLSWPAKVISISDGDTITVLHSGAEERIRLYGIDCPEKNQDYGQQAKSITSSLITGRQVDVQTVTADQYGRTVALVSVDGQSLNELIIRNGYAWVYPQYCKKSYCSEWLRLEANARQLKKGLWDGSNIVKPWDFRKYAQASRKETPATPRTLPKEGNSSGFRCDGRTYCSQMTSCAEATWFIQNCPGTKMDGDNDRVPCEKQWCR